One segment of Neoarius graeffei isolate fNeoGra1 chromosome 20, fNeoGra1.pri, whole genome shotgun sequence DNA contains the following:
- the LOC132869039 gene encoding uncharacterized protein LOC132869039, producing MEHLAVAGSVEIQGRAKQELSSFSLTLQRKDLILPQAMSELKKTVTRLEAFKSRAKSGGMLEKIQAMLAQHGEEDECRFQGISLKGNLTGLADFTHPQLKKHVESAINICVSELKDRFGGLLDDGADVRTPVQAFKVFNHDTWPDDHASLLTFGDEDVAELVAHFREPLSRSGCDLAAVQNEWQGLKILVSQHFKDKHYSGLWETMLTKEPYREDYKNILELVHMMLVLPISAAQCERGFSAQNRIKNSKRSCLAVSTTEDLMRISLEGPSLEDFDPSPAVDRWMDSAKRSRRPDYKIWERDIVCV from the exons atggagcacctggctgttgCAGGATCAGTGGAGATTCAAGGACGGGCAAAGCAG GAGCTGTCTTCATTTAGCCTGACCCTGCAGAGAAAAGACCTGATCCTCCCCCAAGCAATGTCAGAGCTGAAGAAGACTGTGACCAGACTGGAAGCATTTAAGTCCAGGGCAAAGTCAGGAGGCATGCTCGAGAAGATCCAGGCCATGCTTGCTCAGCATGGAGAGGAAGATGAGTGTAGATTCCAG GGAATATCATTGAAGGGGAATCTCACAGGTCTTGCTGACTTCACCCACCCCCAGCTGAAGAAGCATGTGGAATCAGCCATCAATATCTGCGTGTCTGAACTGAAAGACCGGTTTGGTGGGCTTTTGGACGATGGGGCTGATGTCAGGACCCCAGTACAGGCCTTCAAAGTCTTCAACCATGACACATGGCCTGATGACCATGCCAGCCTTCTGACGTTTGGTGATGAAGACGTGGCAGAATTGGTGGCGCATTTCAGAGAGCCTCTCAGCAG ATCAGGGTGTGACCTGGCAGCTGTTCAGAATGAGTGGCAGGGACTGAAGATCTTGGTCAGTCAACACTTCAAAGACAAGCACTACAGTGGCCTGTGGGAGACCATGCTTACCAAGGAGCCATACAGAGAGGATTATAAG AACATACTGGAGTTGGTGCACATGATGCTGGTGCTGCCCATTTCAGCTGCCCAGTGTGAGAGGGGTTTCTCCGCACAAAACCGAATTAAGAACAGCAAACGAAGCTGCCTAGCAGTGAGCACAACTGAGGACCTCATGAGAATCAGCCTGGAGGGACCATCTCTGGAAGACTTTGATCCAAGCCCTGCTGTGGACCGCTGGATGGACTCAGCAAAGCGTAGCAGGCGGCCAGATTACAAAATATGGGAAcgggacattgtgtgtgtgtga